In one window of Solanum pennellii chromosome 2, SPENNV200 DNA:
- the LOC107008988 gene encoding uncharacterized protein C594.04c — protein MATHSNLKNALIAFLAPLPSLLFYLSFLRHYHEDHPIYNWCYHHPILFANVLFFFNVNILFYAISYIQSSHWMIDLFWTVIPVMLVHFYANHPLAQYNVWRSKVVILLTWIWSIRLTHNYFRRENWQWGHRQDWRFTDMSHQYGKNWWWISFFFVYFSQQIFLIGICLPMYVVHSEDKPWNIWDFIAVFICLSAIIIAYYADTELYNFVSRNQKLKELGKPMVPNLDEGLWRYSRHPNYFGEQLWWWGLVLFAWNLGQTWTFVGALANSLCLAHVTVLVENRMLKQAYRAEAYKLYQRTTSVWIPWFKSSAKGKDKET, from the exons ATGGCTACTCATAGCAATTTGAAGAATGCTTTGATTGCGTTTCTTGCTCCACTTCCCTCTTTACTTTTCTATCTATCTTTCCTTCGCCATTATCATGAAGATCATCCAATCTACAATTGGTGTTACCACCACCCTATTCTGTTTGCTAATGTCTTGTTTTTCTTCAATGTCAATATCCTCTTCTATGCCATTAGTTATATCCAATCTAGTCACTGG ATGATAGATTTGTTCTGGACTGTGATTCCAGTAATGCTAGTGCATTTCTATGCAAATCATCCACTGGCACAGTATAATGTATGGAGGTCTAAGGTGGTTATACTTTTGACTTGGATTTGGAGTATAAGACTTACTCATAACTACTTCCGTCGCGAGAATTGGCAATGGGGACACAGGCAAGATTGGAGATTTACAGATATGAGCCACCAGTATGGCAAGAACTGGTGgtggatatctttcttttttgtttatttctctCAGCAG atttttctgaTCGGTATATGCCTGCCTATGTATGTTGTCCACTCTGAAGACAAGCCATGGAATATCTGGGATTTCATTGCTGTATTCATCTGCTTGTCTGCCATTATAATTGCTTATTATGCAGATACAGAGCTCTACAATTTTGTGAGCAGAAACCAGAAACTAAAAGAGCTTGGCAAGCCAATGGTTCCCAATCTTGATGAAGGCCTCTGGAGGTATTCACGACATCCAAACTATTTTGGAGAGCAGTTATGGTGGTGGGGACTCGTCCTATTTGCCTGGAACTTGGGTCAGACTTGGACTTTTGTTGGTGCACTCGCTAATAGCTTGTGTCTTGCACATGTCACTGTGCTTGTTGAGAATAGGATGCTTAAGCAAGCCTACAGAGCTGAAGCATACAAGCTCTACCAAAGGACAACATCTGTGTGGATACCATGGTTCAAGTCATCCGCAAAAGGGAAAGATAAGGAAACTTGA
- the LOC107008986 gene encoding cytochrome b561 and DOMON domain-containing protein At5g47530-like produces the protein MTSRTVDIAFRKSESQHGRWLAWAINPTSTGMIGSQAFVALQRSDGTLEAYTSPIDTYGTTLVKGDLSFTVHNVSAQYINGQVIIFARFELPMNGSNVVNHVWQEGALQDDDTPGSHGMSGDNLRSFGTLNFHSGKTVAMSSHNVKLNSRSKIKIAHGVINVVSWGMMMPLGVVLARLRYLPLQEYYPALWFNLHIYCQSIAYFLGIAGGGLGFYLGRQSSSVKQHTCHRYIGAALLVLATLQVLAHRLRPSKEHKYRVYWNIYHWCTGYGTIIMGILNCFKGFQMMDVGIWKNAYIAFLASLAFVAAVLEVCRCYLNANKGTATPEGVNANSIEDKA, from the coding sequence TATAAACCCAACATCTACAGGTATGATCGGCTCCCAGGCTTTTGTTGCATTACAACGTTCTGATGGCACTCTCGAAGCATACACGTCACCTATCGACACCTATGGAACCACCCTTGTGAAAGGTGACTTGAGCTTTACGGTTCATAATGTTTCAGCCCAGTATATCAATGGACAAGTCATTATCTTTGCGAGGTTTGAACTACCTATGAATGGAAGCAATGTTGTGAATCATGTTTGGCAAGAAGGAGCACTACAAGATGATGATACACCAGGAAGTCATGGCATGTCAGGAGATAACTTGAGATCTTTTGGGACTTTGAATTTCCATTCTGGGAAAACTGTGGCTATGAGTAGTCATAATGTAAAACTAAATTCAAGGTCTAAGATAAAGATAGCACATGGTGTTATCAATGTGGTTAGTTGGGGAATGATGATGCCACTTGGTGTTGTTCTTGCTAGATTGAGATATCTACCATTACAAGAGTACTATCCAGCTTTGTGGTTCAATCTACATATTTATTGTCAAAGTATAGCTTATTTTCTTGGTATTGCTGGTGGAGGTTTGGGATTTTATCTTGGGAGACAATCTTCTTCAGTTAAACAACACACTTGTCATAGGTACATTGGTGCTGCACTCTTAGTGCTTGCAACATTACAAGTGTTAGCTCATCGTCTACGGCCATCAAAGGAACACAAATACAGGGTGTATTGGAATATCTATCACTGGTGCACTGGTTATGGTACTATTATAATGGGAATTCTCAATTGTTTCAAAGGTTTCCAGATGATGGATGTCGGGATTTGGAAGAATGCTTACATTGCTTTTCTTGCTTCGTTGGCCTTTGTTGCTGCTGTTCTTGAAGTTTGCAGATGCTACCTCAACGCTAACAAAGGAACAGCTACACCAGAAGGAGTTAATGCAAACAGTATAGAAGACAAGGCATAG